From Triticum urartu cultivar G1812 chromosome 2, Tu2.1, whole genome shotgun sequence, a single genomic window includes:
- the LOC125535191 gene encoding transcription factor bHLH81-like — protein MAERRSSVRRHIGGERNLLSSNQVKRDCWFKGNPYFNMISSNSTKSGTTRVLSWCGATRGSRTLCHTEMGTAMPAPVLSADVSESITVDSGSNDLSRSFSMSSSDDTNSNIMFTPGSKMAKVLIDSNGGMVTSLSKIESQFGMSTTSLDMPDMDDYQQLQQDFIACTVRTKHSCTTHPRSIAERVRKKSKE, from the exons ATGGCAGAAAGGAGGTCAAGCGTGAGACGTCACATAGGAGGGGAAAGGAATTTACTCTCTTCTAATCAGGTGAAGAGAGACTGCTGGTTTAAAGGGAATCCATACTTTAACATGATTTCTTCCAATTCAACAAAGTCAGGTACTACTCGTGTCCTTTCATG GTGTGGAGCTACTCGAGGCAGCAGGACATTATGCCACACAGAGATGGGGACGGCCATGCCCGCGCCGGTGCTGTCGGCCGACGTCAGTGAGAGCATCACCGTCGACAGCGGCTCCAACGACCTCTCCAGGAGCTTCTCCATGAGCTCCTCGGACGACACCAACTCCAACATCATGTTCACACCCGGAAGCAAGATGGCCAAGGTGCTCATCGACAGCAACGGCGGCATGGTCACCAGCCTCAGCAAAATCGAATCCCAA TTTGGCATGTCGACCACGTCTTTGGACATGCCTGACATGGACGACTATCAGCAGCTGCAGCAGGACTTCATCGCCTGCACAGTCCGCACCAAGCATAGCTGCACCACTCACCCACGAAGCATCGCTGAGAGGgtta gaaagaagagcaaggaatag